In a genomic window of Nostoc sp. UHCC 0870:
- a CDS encoding PadR family transcriptional regulator, with protein MGLSQAILTCLIDAPHSGYDLSKVFSECVGYFWQASQQQIYRELGKLESTGLVVSEIIPREGRLDKKIYSITEQGKQHLVEWMHKPSEPNVIREDVLVKIFSGSLVPVNVLIEDVERHRRVHIDKLSTYRQIEQEKCPPSKVLTKEEKLRTLVLRAGMRYEQTWIDWCDETLEILKNLPPD; from the coding sequence ATGGGTTTATCGCAAGCAATTCTGACCTGTTTAATTGATGCTCCTCACAGTGGTTATGATCTGTCTAAGGTCTTTAGTGAATGTGTAGGTTATTTTTGGCAAGCTTCCCAGCAACAAATTTACAGAGAATTAGGGAAACTGGAGTCAACAGGCTTGGTTGTGTCCGAGATTATTCCTCGTGAAGGTCGCCTAGACAAGAAAATTTACTCAATCACAGAACAGGGGAAACAGCATTTAGTGGAATGGATGCACAAACCTAGTGAACCTAATGTCATTAGAGAAGATGTGTTAGTGAAGATTTTTTCTGGTAGTTTAGTACCAGTTAATGTGCTGATAGAAGACGTAGAACGTCATCGGAGAGTTCATATAGACAAATTATCGACATATCGACAAATAGAGCAAGAAAAATGTCCTCCATCAAAAGTATTAACTAAGGAAGAGAAACTGAGAACTTTAGTTTTAAGAGCAGGGATGAGATATGAACAAACCTGGATAGATTGGTGTGATGAAACACTTGAAATATTAAAAAATCTACCCCCAGATTGA
- a CDS encoding ABC exporter membrane fusion protein → MQNLQPDRVRNFKYPNRTLIVGAVALAVASGASSLYFLSSAGNSGEKATSVVSRPVMKAVTALGRIEPEGEVIQVSVSQTAGSNRVAELLVKQGDRIQKGQIIAILDNRDIRLATLNRAKQQVKVAQSQLAQVKAGAKQGEIAAQQAIISELEAELRQEVVARVATVKRLEAEVRNAEIEYQRYQYLQKTGAVSVSMGDSKKLTLETAQESLREAVANQTQTSETLKERLRQAKATLEKIAEVRPTDVQAAQAEVENAKAAVQEAQANLDLAYVKSPKVGQILKIHTWGGEVVSDKGIVEIGQTNQMYVVAEVYEVDINRVKIGQSATITQLNFREKLEGTVDDIGLLIAKKDVLSTDPAADIDSRVVEVKIRLTPESSQKVEGLTNSKVRVAMTGE, encoded by the coding sequence ATGCAAAACCTTCAACCAGACCGAGTTAGGAATTTTAAGTATCCTAATAGAACCCTGATTGTGGGTGCTGTGGCTTTAGCTGTGGCTAGTGGTGCGAGTTCATTGTATTTTTTGTCCAGTGCGGGAAATTCTGGGGAAAAAGCTACTTCCGTTGTTAGCCGTCCTGTAATGAAAGCAGTGACAGCTTTAGGTCGGATAGAACCCGAAGGGGAAGTGATACAAGTATCGGTTTCGCAGACGGCTGGTAGTAATCGCGTAGCAGAACTTTTAGTGAAACAGGGCGATCGCATTCAGAAAGGTCAAATCATTGCTATTCTAGATAATCGGGATATTCGGCTGGCAACTTTAAATAGAGCCAAACAACAGGTTAAAGTTGCCCAATCACAATTAGCACAGGTAAAAGCTGGGGCAAAACAGGGAGAAATTGCTGCTCAACAAGCCATAATATCTGAATTAGAAGCTGAACTGCGTCAAGAAGTAGTTGCTAGAGTAGCGACAGTCAAACGCTTAGAAGCCGAAGTTAGAAATGCTGAAATAGAATATCAGCGTTACCAATATCTGCAAAAAACAGGTGCTGTTTCTGTTTCTATGGGAGATAGCAAAAAATTAACCCTAGAAACAGCACAAGAGAGTTTACGGGAGGCTGTGGCTAACCAGACTCAAACATCAGAAACCCTCAAAGAAAGACTCAGACAAGCAAAAGCCACTTTAGAAAAGATTGCAGAGGTGCGTCCCACTGATGTGCAAGCCGCACAAGCAGAAGTAGAAAATGCCAAAGCCGCCGTACAAGAAGCTCAAGCTAACTTAGATTTAGCTTATGTTAAATCGCCTAAAGTCGGTCAAATCTTAAAAATTCATACTTGGGGTGGGGAAGTAGTCAGCGACAAAGGGATTGTAGAAATTGGACAGACTAATCAAATGTATGTCGTTGCAGAAGTTTATGAAGTTGACATCAATCGCGTCAAAATCGGACAAAGTGCAACTATCACCCAACTTAACTTCCGAGAAAAACTAGAAGGGACAGTAGATGACATTGGCTTACTGATAGCCAAAAAAGACGTACTCAGCACCGACCCCGCAGCCGACATTGATTCACGAGTAGTAGAAGTTAAAATTCGCCTCACCCCAGAGTCGAGTCAAAAGGTAGAGGGTTTAACAAATTCTAAAGTTAGAGTTGCGATGACTGGGGAGTAG
- the devC gene encoding ABC transporter permease DevC, producing MFKRKIPLAWLQLSREKARMLVAIAGIAFADVLMFLQLGIREALFDGAVQLHNSLEGEIVLVSSRYKALISLDQFSQRRLYQALGFTGVQSVSPIYLDSVPWKNPDNQQTWQIFAIGFNPEEKVVNLTGVEENLNYLREPDTVLFDRGSRQEFGKIVAQFEENNQVTTELNNRQINVVGLFRLGTSFGINGNIVTSDVNFLRLFANKRRQQGLIDFGLIKLEPGVDVNWVIANLKANLPTDVKVLSKQELIAQEKSFWNTSTPVGFTFTLGAIIGFIVGAVIVYQILYSDVSDHLPEYATLKAIGFKNRYLLVIVFQEALILAAIGFIPGIAISQGLYMITRQATLLPIMMTLDRAIFIFILTTLMCSISASIAMRKLQAADPADIF from the coding sequence ATGTTTAAACGCAAAATTCCTTTAGCATGGTTGCAATTATCACGAGAAAAAGCACGGATGTTAGTAGCGATCGCTGGTATTGCCTTTGCAGATGTGCTAATGTTCTTGCAGCTTGGTATTCGTGAAGCTTTATTTGATGGTGCAGTACAATTACACAACAGTTTAGAAGGTGAGATTGTACTAGTTAGTTCTCGGTATAAGGCTTTGATTTCTCTTGATCAATTCTCGCAACGGAGATTATATCAGGCATTAGGTTTTACAGGTGTGCAATCAGTTAGTCCGATTTATTTAGATTCAGTTCCCTGGAAAAATCCTGATAATCAACAGACTTGGCAAATTTTCGCTATTGGGTTTAATCCCGAAGAAAAAGTAGTTAATTTAACTGGTGTAGAGGAAAATTTAAACTATCTTAGAGAACCAGATACTGTTTTATTTGATCGTGGTTCGCGTCAAGAGTTTGGCAAGATTGTTGCTCAATTTGAAGAAAACAATCAAGTTACAACGGAATTAAATAACCGTCAAATCAATGTTGTTGGTTTATTCAGATTAGGAACATCTTTTGGTATTAATGGCAATATCGTTACTAGTGATGTAAATTTTCTGCGTTTATTTGCTAACAAAAGACGACAGCAAGGATTAATAGACTTTGGACTAATTAAGCTAGAACCTGGAGTTGATGTAAATTGGGTAATTGCTAATTTGAAAGCCAACTTACCCACAGATGTCAAGGTTCTCTCCAAACAAGAGTTAATCGCTCAAGAAAAAAGCTTTTGGAATACTAGCACCCCTGTAGGATTCACTTTTACTTTAGGAGCAATTATTGGTTTTATAGTTGGTGCAGTGATTGTTTATCAAATTCTTTATAGCGATGTTTCTGATCACTTACCAGAATATGCAACACTCAAAGCCATAGGTTTCAAAAATAGATATTTACTAGTCATTGTCTTTCAAGAAGCCTTAATTTTAGCAGCCATCGGCTTTATTCCTGGAATTGCGATTTCTCAAGGGTTGTATATGATTACGCGTCAAGCAACATTGCTACCAATCATGATGACTTTAGATAGAGCCATATTTATATTTATTCTCACAACTTTGATGTGTTCCATTTCAGCATCTATAGCCATGCGAAAATTACAAGCGGCTGACCCTGCTGACATTTTTTAG
- a CDS encoding SDR family NAD(P)-dependent oxidoreductase, translating to MNKTHDQSYKKTALITGAASGIGYELARIFAHDSYNLVLVDRNQLKLTEIATEFQEKFHISLKIISKDLSRSTSPEEIFTELQQESINVDVLVNNVGFGTYGLFNETSLNDELEMLQVNLVCLTHLTKLFLKNMVKQGEGKILNVASSAAFQPGPLMAVYFATKAYVLSFSEALANELEGTGVTVTVMCPGTTESAFHERTGMADSKLIKKKNMMDAQTVAEIGYRGLMKGKTIVIPGLENKIMAKLVRFIPRSLVTKIVRKMQENN from the coding sequence ATGAATAAAACACACGATCAGTCTTACAAGAAAACTGCTCTGATTACTGGTGCAGCTAGTGGCATTGGTTACGAACTAGCACGTATTTTTGCTCATGATAGTTACAATCTTGTACTAGTAGATAGAAACCAATTAAAACTCACAGAAATTGCTACTGAATTTCAAGAAAAATTTCATATTTCTCTCAAAATTATTAGTAAAGATTTATCTCGATCAACTTCTCCTGAAGAAATTTTCACAGAGTTACAACAGGAAAGCATTAATGTTGATGTACTCGTCAATAACGTGGGATTTGGCACTTATGGATTGTTTAATGAAACAAGCCTTAATGATGAACTGGAAATGCTCCAGGTTAATTTGGTATGTTTGACCCATTTAACTAAGTTATTTTTGAAAAATATGGTCAAGCAAGGTGAGGGGAAAATCTTAAATGTTGCGTCATCTGCTGCTTTTCAACCAGGCCCTTTAATGGCAGTTTATTTTGCTACTAAAGCCTATGTTTTATCTTTCTCCGAAGCACTTGCTAATGAATTAGAAGGTACAGGTGTGACTGTGACAGTTATGTGTCCAGGAACAACGGAATCAGCTTTTCATGAAAGAACCGGAATGGCAGACTCGAAGCTGATTAAGAAGAAAAATATGATGGATGCTCAAACAGTAGCAGAGATTGGTTATCGGGGTTTAATGAAGGGTAAAACCATTGTTATTCCTGGGCTAGAAAATAAAATTATGGCAAAACTTGTCAGATTTATACCTAGAAGTTTAGTAACTAAAATTGTGAGAAAAATGCAGGAGAATAATTAG